The window GAGCCGTACGTTCTCGGCGGCCAGCAGGGCCGGGTCGGCGACCGGGAACGGCTCCCGGGCCAGCGACTGCGGATGGCCCGCTCTGGACCAGAGCTCCTCGGCAATGTGCGGCGCCAGTGGGGCCAGCATCAACAGCAACGGCTCGACGACCTCCCGCGGGGCCCCGCCGGTCGCTCCCCACCGGGCGGTCAGCGCGTTGTTCAGTTCGGTGAGCCGGGCCACGGCCGTATTGAACCGCAGCGCGGCCATCCCCTCGTTCACGGCCGCGATCGTGCGGTTCAGCTGCCGCCGGATCTCCTCGTCCGCCGGCTGGTCGGAGATCCGCGGTACGCCGGTCGCCTCGTCCACCACGGTCCGCCAGACGCGCTGCAGGAGCCGGAAGACACCGACGACCGCCTTGGTGTCCCACGGCCGGGACTGCTCCAGCGGGCCGCTGAACATCTCGTAGAGGCGCAGGGTGTCCGCCCCGTGCGCCGGAAACGCCAGTTGATGCACGAGCAGGACGACCCACCTCTCCGTGTACGCGATACACCTGACCAACACTGGCGCCAACGAACCCGCTCTGCCCGGTATCGATCAGATGCTGCGCCACAGGTAGATCACCTGATCGCTGATCTGCAGATCGGCGGCGACCTGCGCGACCGGACGACCGACGGCGACCAGATCCAGAACCTTGCGGCGGAACTCCGGCGGACAACGGCGGGGCATGACGGTGGCCTCCACGGGTGACCGGACGAAGATCATCCAGCAACCCGACTCAGTCGAACCGAGGCACATCAAGGTGCCGGAGAAACCGGGGGAAGGTCATCGGTCGTTCGAAGCCAAGGCGAGCGAGTCGTCGGTCAGGGCAGCAAACCGGCCAACAGGCCGACGTTCAGGGTGATGATCAGCGCGCTGACGGCTGCTCCGGCCGCGGTGGTCAACGGCCGGTTGACAAGAAGCCCCATGAGGTCCGGGCGTCTGGTGAGCAGGACCAGCGGCACGAGGGCGAACGGGATACCGACGGCGAGAAAGACCTGGCTGAGCACGAGCGCTCGGGTCGGGTCGATGCCGAGGCCGAGCACGAGCAGGGCGGGGGCCATCGTGACCAGCCGGCGGGTGGCGAGCGGCACCGAGCGGCGAAGGAAGCCCTGCATGATCACGTCGCCGGAGTACGTGCCGACGCTGGATGCGGCCAGGCCGGACGCGAGCAGCGCCAGGGCGAAGGCCAGCGCCGCTCCCGTACCGAGGTGGACGGCCAGACCGGCGTGGGCCTCCGCCAGCGTGCGGACCGGCTCACCGCCGTGCAGCGCGGACGCGGCGACCAGCAGCATCGCCACGTTCACCGCACCGGCGACACCGAGGGCGACGACCACGTCGACCCGGTGCATCCGGACGGCGGTGCGCGGGTCGGTCCGGACCGCGGACCGGCGGCTGAGGTCCGAGTGCAGGTAGACGGCGTGCGGCATCACGGTCGCGCCGACGATGCCGGTGGCCAGCAGCAGGCCGTCGCCGCCGTCCAGGCCGGGCAGCAGGCCGGCCGCCAGGTGGTCGGGCGACCCGGCCGCGCAAGCCTGGTAGAGGAAGCCGGCCAGGATGATCCCGAGCATGCCGATGATCACCGCCTCGAACCGGTGACGACCCTGCGGGCGCAGCGACAGCAGCGCGAAGGTCACCCCGGCGGTGATGATTCCCGCCGGCAGCAGCGGGACCCCGAACAGCAGGTTCAACGCCACCGCGGCCCCGACGAACTCGGCCAGGTCGGTGGCCATCGCGACCAGCTCGGCCTGCAGCCACAGACCCCAGGTCACCGGCCGGGGATACCGCTGCCGGCAGAGCTCGGGCAGGCTGCTGCCGGTCGCCAGGCCGAGCTTGCCGGCCAGGTACTGCACCAGCATCGCCATGCCGTTCGCCGCCACGACGACCCAGAGCAGCCGGGCGCCGTGCCCGGCGCCCGCGGCGAGGTTGGTCGCGAAGTTGCCCGGGTCGACGTACGCGACCGAGACCACGAAGGCCGGCCCGAGCAGCGCGAGCAGGCGGCGCAGCCGGGCGCGCCGGGTCGGAACGGCGGCGGACCAGGGCGGCGCCGCCGGGATCGTAGCGGGATCCAGGGTCGCGCTGGACATCAGCGGCCCCGGCCATCGACGGCCACGGACGACCTCCGGTCGTGTCTGGGTG of the Mycobacteriales bacterium genome contains:
- a CDS encoding Nramp family divalent metal transporter — protein: MSSATLDPATIPAAPPWSAAVPTRRARLRRLLALLGPAFVVSVAYVDPGNFATNLAAGAGHGARLLWVVVAANGMAMLVQYLAGKLGLATGSSLPELCRQRYPRPVTWGLWLQAELVAMATDLAEFVGAAVALNLLFGVPLLPAGIITAGVTFALLSLRPQGRHRFEAVIIGMLGIILAGFLYQACAAGSPDHLAAGLLPGLDGGDGLLLATGIVGATVMPHAVYLHSDLSRRSAVRTDPRTAVRMHRVDVVVALGVAGAVNVAMLLVAASALHGGEPVRTLAEAHAGLAVHLGTGAALAFALALLASGLAASSVGTYSGDVIMQGFLRRSVPLATRRLVTMAPALLVLGLGIDPTRALVLSQVFLAVGIPFALVPLVLLTRRPDLMGLLVNRPLTTAAGAAVSALIITLNVGLLAGLLP
- a CDS encoding class I tRNA ligase family protein; this translates as MHQLAFPAHGADTLRLYEMFSGPLEQSRPWDTKAVVGVFRLLQRVWRTVVDEATGVPRISDQPADEEIRRQLNRTIAAVNEGMAALRFNTAVARLTELNNALTARWGATGGAPREVVEPLLLMLAPLAPHIAEELWSRAGHPQSLAREPFPVADPALLAAENVRLAVQVDGRVRATMDVPAGTDDAGLRTLALADDRVARAVGGSPVRRVIVVRGRLVNVITG